The following nucleotide sequence is from Devosia salina.
GCCTTAGCAGAGCTGGGTGGGGGGCTTTGAATGCCGCCATCACTAAGGCATCTGCAGACCAACATCAGCCGGCGACTACCCCACCACCAGCGACAAAGCCGGCACCCGTCTGATCAGGCTGCGATCCTGGTCGAGCACGAATTCCAGATTCTGCCGCGCCAGCCGTGCATGCTCGCGCGCCAGCGCCTCGGCACGGGCGCCTTCCCTCAGCGCAATGGCCGACACCATGGCGCGGTGCTGGGTCTGGGCGCCATAGAGCGAGCGCCGGAACTCCACCACGCCCGCCTGCTTGTCGAGAAACGCGCTGGGCGAGGCAAAGGGCAGGCTCGTCACCCGCTCGATTTCGCGCCTGATCGTCTGGCTCGACAGCCCCCAGAGCTTTTCATGGAAGCTGGCATTAAGATCGACATAGCGGTCGAAATCCATGTCCTCGACATCGCCGCGCAAAGCCTCGTCGATCCCCTCGAGCAGGCGCTGCAATTCGCCCAGCCGCGCCGGGGCAACGCCCCGTTCGGCGGCCAGCCGCAGCGCCAGCCCTTCCAGCGTCCCGCGCAGTTCGATGGCGTCGATCACCTCCTCGCGCGAAAAGCTGCGCACCGCATAGCCACCCGAGGGAATGGCCTCCACCAGCCCCTCCTGGCCCAATTGCGCCAGCGCGGCGCGCAGCGGCGTGCGCGAAATACCCAGCCGCTCCACCAGCGCCAGTTCCGACAGGCGCGTACCGGCCCGGATTTCGCCGGAAACGATGAGATCGCGCACCCCCATTAGTGCCCGCTGCGACTGTGCTGCCCGTTGCGACATGCTTTTCACTCCGCCGCCGCCTGCATGGCGGTTTCCTCCGCGATCATCCGGTCGATCAGCCGCCGCGCCCACATCGATCCGGCATCGATGTTGAGATTGTAGATCACATGGTCGGGATTGGCGTCGATCGCCTTCTGCTGGGCCTCGAGAATGCGCTCGTCCTCGCGGAAGATCGACGACACGCCTTCGCGCAGTTCATGCGTGCGGGCCTGCTCGTCCAGCTTGTAGTTGCGGGCAAAGGCCCAGAAATAGTGGCAGCTCTTGTCCGTTTCCGGGGTCATGGTGTTGAGCACGAAACCATTGACGCCCTGGCTGCGATCGCCTTCCGGCGCACCGGTCCCGGTGGGCGCGACCCCCACATCGATGGCAATGGTCGAGGGCGCCTGGAAATTGATGATCTGCCAGCGGTCGACATTGCCCGGCTTGCCCAATTGTCCGCGCCAGAACGGCGGCGCGTCGATATCCTTCATCCAGCGGGTAATGGTGGCGGTGGTGTCGGTATGGGTGGCTTCGAACGGCGCCTCGGCCACCGCGCGATTGCCGATGGACGAGCCATGCACATAGGTCTCGTGCGTCAGGTCCATCAGATTGTCGACCACGAGGCGATAGTCGCACTTGGCATGGATATATTTGCCGTCCGCCGCCCATTCGGGGTCCTGGTTCCAGTGCAGGTCCGGCACCAGCGCCGGATCGGCCAGCGCCGGGTCGCCCATCCACAGCCAGACAAAGCGGTGCCGCTCGACCAGCGGATAGGATTTGACGCAGGCCGACGGATTAATGGTGTCTTGCGACGGCATGTATACACAACGGCCGGTGTCGTCGAATTCCAGGCCATGATAGCCGCAGATGACATTGTCGCCATAGAGCTCGCCCATTGAGAGCGGCAGCAACCGGTGCCAGCAGGCATCGGCCAGCGCGACCGCCGTTCCATCCTGCTTTCTGTACAGAACCACGGGCTTGTTGCAGATCGTCCGCGCCAGCAATTCGCGCTTGACCTCGACGTCCCAGGCCACGGCATACCAGGTGTTCAGCGGAAATGTGGGCTCGCCCATTGTCTGGTTCCTCCTCCAGGGCTCGAGACAATGAATACCGATTGTATACAAAAATCAAGAAGGCGATTGCCAAACTTTGGTCGAACCGCCAACACTCCGCCCCAACCAGGAATCGAGGAGGACCATTCATGGCCGTTGCCAAGCCGCCCTATCACGCCGATGTCGTTGGATCGTTTCTGCGCCCCGACAGCATCAAACAGGCCCGCAAGGCCCGCTTCGAGGACAAGACCCTGAGCGCCGAGGAGCTCAAGGCCGTCGAGGACGAAGCCATCCGCGACGTCATCAAGATGCAGGAAGATGCGGGCCTCAAGGCGGTGACCGATGGCGAATTCCGGCGCGCCTGGTGGCATTTCGATTTCATGGGCATGCTCAACGGCCTCGACATCATCCAGCGCGAGGGCGGCGGCATCCAGTTCCATGGCGTCCACACCAAGCAGGACGTGCCGGTGATCACCGACAGGCTCAGCTTTCCTGCCGATCACCCCATGCTCGAGCATTTCAAGTTCGTGGCCGCCAATACCAGGGTGACGCCCAAGATCTCCATCCCCGGCCCCAGCGCCGTGCATTTCCGCATCGCCGACGACGACATTGCGGTCAATGAATACAAGCACGACGCCGAGGCTTACTTCGAAGCCATCACCTTGACCTACAAGGATGCGGTGAAGGCCTTTTATGACGCCGGCTGCCGCTATCTGCAGATGGACGACATCTTCTTTGCCTATCTCTGCGACCCGAAAATCCGCGCCGAGCGCAAGGCCAGGGGCGAGGATCCCGATTGGCTGATCGGCCGCTACGCCAGGATGATGCACGACGCCATTGCCGACCGGCCCGACGACATGCTGATCGGCATGCATATGTGCCGGGGCAATTTCAAATCCACCTGGGTCGCCGAAGGCGCCTATGACCCGGCGGCCGACGCCATCTTCAACCAGACCGATGTCGATATCTATTTCATGGAATACGACACCGACCGCGCCGGTGGCCTCGAGCCGCTCCGCCTCCTGCCCAAGGGCAAGAAGCGCGTCCTGCCTGGCTTCATCACCACCAAGACGCCTGAGCTCGAAGACCTCGATGACTTGAAGCGCAAGTTCGAGGCGGCCAGCAAATATGCCGATCTCGATCAACTCGGCATCGCCCCGCAATGCGGCTTCGCCTCGACCGAAGAGGGCAATGATCTCACCATGGACGACCAGCGCCGCAAGCTCGACCTCGTCGTCAAAACCGCCGAAGCCATCTGGGGCGGGGTCTGACCCCCGATCCCGGTCCGCATCTTAAGCGCGCTGGAACCCGCCATAACACCCGGCCGCCCCATCCGGCGGCCGGGTCTCTTGGTCTGACGCTTCCGCTCGCGCCTGCTCAGCGCGTCACTCCGCCGAGGCGGAGGCCTGCGGATAGCCATCGAGGAAGGGGATGGCGATCTCGCTGACTGCCGTCGTATTGATGATATCGTAATGGGTGGCATTAGGGATCACGGCGAAATGGTCCTGACCCATGCCGGAGCGATCCCAATTGGCGTCCTGGGCACTCCCGCCCAGTAGCTCATAGAGCCGGGCCGCGGCGCTGATCCGCACCGCGTCCCAATCCCCCACAATCAGCAGCGTCGGCGCCGTGACCTTGGCGATCTCGTCGGTCCAGTCATAGTCCTGGCCGATAAAGGTCGTGACCTCCGTCACCGCCTCGAGCCAGCTTGCTTCCCCGCCGGGCGCCTTGGCGACATAGGCCTGATGCATGGGCGAACCGACAAGGCTCTCGGCCGTGGCAGCCGGGTCCTCACCCATGGCCTTCATGCCATTGTAGTTATAGTCGTGCCAATTCCCGAAGGCATGCGCCATCGAGACCAGCACAAGCTTGTCGACCACATCGGGATGATCGATGGCAATACGCAGGGCCGTGGCCCCGCCCAGCGAATAACCCATGACATCGGCCTTGTCATAGCCGAGCGCCTTGATGAGCTCGGCAATGTCGGTGGCCATGGCCGCAAAGCTCATCGGTCGGCCCAGCGGCCCGGTGCCGCCATGCCCCTGCAGGTCGACGCCGATGACCCTGCGTCCCTCCGCCAGTGCTTCGATATTGGGACCGAACATTTCGACCGTTCCGAACCCGCCATGGATCAGTACCAGCGGCTCGCCCTCCCCATAGGTCTGGTACCAGATCTTGACGCCATTGACGTCGGCATGACCGGATTCGACCGGCTCGGGCAGCTGTGGCATGGGCGGGGCCTCCTGGGCCGAAATGGTGCTCGACGCGATCAGGGCAAGGCCTGCCGCGACAATGGTGGACGATAGAATGCGTCTGGACATGTCTTGCTCCTCCTGGCGGCCGCGGGCAGTCGCGGCACCTTGGTACCAACACCACGAACGGCGTGGCGCGGATTCGACAGTCCCAATCATTTTCGCAAGCAAGAAGCCCTCACGGGCGCGCCCAAGTCGCTGCCCGCGCCGACCCCAAAAGGAAAACCCCAGCCACTCGTCGGAGTGACTGGGGTTCTTTGGTTGCGGGAGCAGGATTTGAACCTGCGACCTTCAGGTTATGAGCCTGACGAGCTACCGGGCTGCTCCATCCCGCGTCAAACACTGGCCTTGCGGCGCGGTGTGACGGCTATATAGGGGGTGTGCGCCCAGACCTCAACCCCTCTTGACCCTTCCGTGACGGTTTTTTGAACCCGCCCGGCAAACGCGCCGAAAAGCCCGGCCCCGCCTGTGGAAAAGCCCCTTCATCGGCAAATGCCGCTGAATAGCTTCCATACCAGCGCGAGCTGGTCTAGGGTCCGCCACCCGCCCGATTTGCAGACTGCGACACGGATAATTCTTCATGCAATTCAAGACGCTTGGCCGCACCGATCTCAAGGTCACCGATATTTGCCTGGGCACCATGACCTGGGGCAGCCAGAACAGTGAGGCCGAGGGCCACGCCCAGATCGCCATGGCGCGCGACGCCGGCATCAACTTCATGGACACCGCCGAACTCTATGCCGTGCCCGGCAGCCCCGAAACCAGCGGCCGCACCGAAGAAATCATTGGCAATTGGTTCACCGCGAACAAGGATCGCGACAAATGGGTGCTGGCCAGCAAGATCGGCGGTGGCGGCACCAGTTTCCTGCGCAACGGCTCCCGCCCCAGCGCTGCCACCCTGCGCGAGGCGCTCGAGGCCAGCCTCCGGCGCCTCAAGACCGACTATCTCGATCTCTATCAGATCCACTGGGCCAGCCGCGGCCACTACCACTTCGAGAACTATTGGTCCTATCGCCCCGAAAAGCAGGACCGGGCGGCCACGCTCGCCAATATGGAAGAGGTGCTCTCCACCATGGGCGAGCTGGTGCGCGAGGGCAAGATTCGCCATTTCGGCCTCTCCAACGAGACCACCTGGGGCATCGCCCAATGGCTCAAGCTTTCCGAACAGAAGAACCTGCCGCGCGTCGCCTCGGTACAGAACGAATATAGCCTCATCCGCCGCATCTTCGACCATGACCTGGCCGAATTGAGCCACAACGAGGATGTGGGCCTGCTGGCTTATTCGCCGCTGGCCGGCGGTCTCCTCACCGGCAAATATTTCGATGGCGCCACCCCCAGGGGCAGCCGCAAGGACTATCAGAAGGGGTTCTGGCGGCTCAACGAACATTCCGAGCGCGCCACGAGAGCCTATCACGACGTCGCCGCGCGCCACGGCCTCGATCCGGTGCAGATGGCCATCGCCTTCTGCCGCAGCCGCCCCTTCATGACCTCGACCATTATCGGCGCCACCAGCACCGAACAATTGGCCCAGGTGCTTGGCGCAACCGATCTGGTGCTTTCGCCCGAGGTGCTGGCCGATATCGACGCCACCTATCGCCAGCACCCGCGCCCGATCTGACCCCCGCACAGACGGCCGGCGCCCGCCGGCCGTCCCACCATCTCCGGCATGGCTATCGCGCGCGCCGACGCTATAGTCGGCTCACTTCTGCGTCACCCGGAGCATCACGTGACCACGCTCTTCACGTCCATCTTCCCCCTTCTGGCCTACCTCGCCTACAACATCATCGTGCCGCAGGTGGAAAAGCTGCGCCCCTCGCTCTCGGTGATCATGAACATGCAGCGCCGCCGCTGGGTCGCCAACGCCACCCGCCGCGAAACCCCGTTCGACGCCATCCTGTCGGGCAATATCATGCAGTCGGTCAGCTTCCTCGCCTCCACCGCCGTGCTGCTGGTGCTGGCCGTCTTTGCCGTCTTCGGGCAATTGCCCACCCTGATGGAGGCGCTCGATTCCCTCTCGCTCGACCGGGTTTACACCGTGGTGGATGTGCAACTGCACCTGGTCATCATGCTGACCATGTTCGTGCTGGCCTTCTTTGCCTTCACCCTGTCGCTGCGCCAGTTCAACCATTTCTGCATCATGCTCGGCGCGATCGACCACGACCGGGTGACCACCGAAGAGGAGATCGACGCCATCGCCCGCATGAACGGTCTCGGGGCCAGGAATTTCAACAGCGGCATCCGCGCCTATTATTTCTCGGTCTCGGCCACTGCCTGGTTCGTCTCCGAATGGCTGGCCGTCGCGGTCTGCCTGGTCACTGTCCTCGTGCTGGCGCACCGCGAATTCTTTTCCTCGGCGCACCGCACGGCCGCCTCGGCCGCCGTCATGGCCGCCCGGCACCGGAAGGATCGAGCGCCCTGAGCGGCGCATCGGGGCGCGCGGGCCGCGTCACCTCGCCCAGGAACGCCCGGCAATCGCGCCGCACCGGTGCCAGCCAGCGCAGCGGCAGGCTGAGGGCCAGCAGCGTTCCGGCATGACCCAGCCGCGGATAGAGCCTGAGCGTGGCGCGCTGCCCCGCCGCCTGCACGGCCGCGCCGAGCCGCTCGCTGTTGCGCGGCAGCACCAGCTCGTCCCGCCCGCCGGCCACCAGCAGCATGGGCGGCGCCGCCGCGTCCACATGATTGATCGGCTGCGTGCCCGCCCCATCGGTCGCCTGCCCGAACACGCGCTGCGAGATCGGGCTGTCGAAAGGATAGAAGTCATAGGGGCCCGAGAGCCCGATCACGCCCGCAAGCGTCGCTCGGGTCGCCGCCGGCAACCATTGCGGATCGAGAGCCAGTGTCGCCGCATTATAGGCACCGGCCGAATGTCCGGCGAGCACCAGCCGCGTCCAGTCCCCGCCATGGGCGGCGATATTGTGGCTCACCCATTCCACGGCCCGGGCGCAGTCGCGCATGAAGGCGGGATATTCGGCGTCCGGCACCAGCCGATAGTCCGGCACCGCCACAACATAGCCCAGCGCTGCCAGCGCATGGGCGGCAAAGCCGTAATGGCTGCGGCTCCCCTCGCTCCACGATCCGCCATAGAAGAACACCACCACCGGCAGCGCGCCCTTGCCGGGCTTTTTCGGGCCATAGACATCCAGCCGGTGCCGCGCATCCGGGCCATAGGGCACCGCGCGCGCCAGGCGGCGCACGCCGCCATCCTTGGGCACCAGTGCTGCGACGAGATCGGCCAGGCTAATGGTGAACCTCCCATGTTCTCATCCAGATACGCCGCGATCGGCCCGGCGGTTTCATCGCGCGGCCGAAAATCCATGCCGAGGCGACGCGACAATTTATGACGTTGACATTCAACTATGGTGGCGGTTTATTCCGCCCCGTTGAGAACTTTTGTGGCCCCGCCATGCTTGTGTGCCAGTGCAACATGATCACCTCCCGGGAGATCGAGGACATCGTGCTCGATCTCTTGAAGGCTGATCCGTGGCAATTGGTGGTTCCCGCCAAGGTTTACGCCGAACTCAACCGTCGCGCGAAATGCTCGGGCTGTGTCCCGAATGTGGTGGACATTATCGTCCGCGTCACAGAAAATTATCACGCACAGCAAGCCCATGAGCCCGCCGAACTGGTCCAGCTCCAGTCGGGGCTCGAAAAGCTCAAGAAGCAACGGAACGGAGTACGTCGTGAAAGGCGAAGCACAAGTCATCGAGCGGCTTAACGAGGCCCTTTTCCTCGAGCTCGGCGCGGTCAACCAGTACTGGGTGCATTACCGCCTGTTGGACGATTGGGGCTATAAGCGCCTGGCGTCCAAGGAGCGCGCCGAATCCATCGAGGAGATGCACCACGCAGATAAGCTCATCGAGCGCATCATTTTCCTGGAGGGCCACCCCAACCTGCAGCGGGTCGCGCCGCTCCGCATCGGCCAGACCATCAAGGAAGTGCTCGAAGCCGATCTCGCCGGCGAATATGACGCCCGCACGGCCTACAAGGCCAGCCGCGAACTCTGCGAACAGCTGGGCGACTATGTCTCCAAGAACCTGTTCGAGGAATTGCTGGCCGATGAGGAAGGCCATATCGACTTCCTCGAAACCCAGCTCGACCTGCTCGACAAGATCGGTCCGGAAAAATACGGCCAGCTCAATTCCGCTCCGGCCGACGAAGCCGAGTAAGCCGGACGAACGCCGCCAAACCATTCAGCCGCTCGGACCCGTGTCCGGGCGGTTATTTTTTGACCCATTTACCGGAGTTGTTTTCATGCAGTTTCACACCGGCCGCCTGATCGACCACGTCCATCTGCGCGCCAGCAACGTCGCCACCACCCGCTATTTCTACGAGAAGGCCCTTGCCGTTCTGGGCATTCCCATCACCGCCAGGGGCGAGGGCTGGTTTCAGGTCGACGAACTCTTCGTCGACGCCGCCGATGCCCGCACCGCGCCCAGCCATGTCCATCTGGCCTTCCAGGCCAGGGATCGCGACACTGTCGACGCCTTTTATCGCGCCGCCCTGGCCGCCGGCGGCACCGACAATGGCGCGCCCGGCGAGCGCCACTATCACCCCGGCTATTATGCCTGCTTCGTCCTCGACCCCGATGGCAACAATATCGAAGCGGTCTTTCACGGCCCCAGCACGCGCTCGGCTCCCTCGGTCCTCATCGAACCCACGCCCTGAGCACCACCCCTGAACAGGAGAATCCAATGCCCATCGTCAGAGTGGAAATCGCCAAAGGCGTAGCCTCGACCGACCAGAAGAAGGCCGTCATCCGCCGCATGACCGACGTGCTGGTCGAGGAACTGGGTCGCAATCCGGAATATGTCTTTGTCGTCATCGACGAGGTCGATACCGACAATTGGGGCCGCAAGGGCCAGTCACTGACCGAGCTCTGGCAGGAGCGGCAGTCCAGGCCGGACGGCGAACCCTCCTAGAGCGCGCGTTCGGTTTCAACCGGAACGGACGGGTATTGCTTCACGTCCCGGCCTCTTCGGCCGGCCAGGGCACGATCTCCAGCTCCGGCCAGATGGCCTTGGCCCGGGCTGCCTTGCGCTCATGCGTCGCCCGGTTCGGCAGGACCGGATTGGGGGTGACGCGAAACGAAAACATGTCGTCGAGCCCGAATGGCGCATGGATGGAAATCGTGCCATCGGCCTCCAGCCGCGCCGCCACCGCATGGGTCTTGCTCGCAAAATAGAGCATCATGTCGGCGCTGCAGGTCAGCTGCGGATAATCGAACCCGAACCGCTCCGAAAACCACAGATGCACCCGCGCCTGGTTGCGCAGCTCGACCGGGATCGGCAGGCCGGCAAACTGCGCTTCGGCCCGCCGGATCACCGCGTCCTCGGCCGCATAGCTGAGGTCGTTATCGTCAAAATAAACCACATCCGCATCATTGATCCCGGTCAGCGCTGGCCGCCCCGTCAGCACGTTCCACACACTATTGTAGATGGCCCCCGACCCCAGCAGCGCATCGGGCAGGCCGAGTGCGTTCATCCCCTCGAGAATGGCCATCAGGTGCGGCTGCGCCCTGATGATCTCGATCAGCACGAGGCGCTGTGTCTCCGGATCGACCCCGGCATGGCGAAGATGGTTGGGCATGCCGGGAGCATAGTCCGATTCGCCGGCCCGATACGCCCACCCTCCCAGATGTCCGAATAGGGTGGTTTTCGGACAGTCTATTCTCCTCCGAATATCCCACCCCACCGGCCGTCACCCTCGGGCCTGACCCGGTCGACGCCACGCCGGTCACGCGTTGACAGAGGTCCTCGGGTCGAGCCCGAGGACGGACGGGGATCGGTTGAGCGCGAGGTGCAAAACATTTTATCCCCGGGACCAGAACCTCCCCCATACTCCCCCCATCACTCCCGCGCGGACGGACTGCAGCGAACTTTTGCGGGGGGAGCCGGGCGTAATTGGGTCGCTCCAATTGCGCGTCTAGGAAGCGGTCACCCTGCGACG
It contains:
- a CDS encoding (2Fe-2S)-binding protein, whose amino-acid sequence is MLVCQCNMITSREIEDIVLDLLKADPWQLVVPAKVYAELNRRAKCSGCVPNVVDIIVRVTENYHAQQAHEPAELVQLQSGLEKLKKQRNGVRRERRSTSHRAA
- a CDS encoding alpha/beta fold hydrolase yields the protein MSRRILSSTIVAAGLALIASSTISAQEAPPMPQLPEPVESGHADVNGVKIWYQTYGEGEPLVLIHGGFGTVEMFGPNIEALAEGRRVIGVDLQGHGGTGPLGRPMSFAAMATDIAELIKALGYDKADVMGYSLGGATALRIAIDHPDVVDKLVLVSMAHAFGNWHDYNYNGMKAMGEDPAATAESLVGSPMHQAYVAKAPGGEASWLEAVTEVTTFIGQDYDWTDEIAKVTAPTLLIVGDWDAVRISAAARLYELLGGSAQDANWDRSGMGQDHFAVIPNATHYDIINTTAVSEIAIPFLDGYPQASASAE
- a CDS encoding tautomerase family protein, whose protein sequence is MPIVRVEIAKGVASTDQKKAVIRRMTDVLVEELGRNPEYVFVVIDEVDTDNWGRKGQSLTELWQERQSRPDGEPS
- a CDS encoding aldo/keto reductase, with product MQFKTLGRTDLKVTDICLGTMTWGSQNSEAEGHAQIAMARDAGINFMDTAELYAVPGSPETSGRTEEIIGNWFTANKDRDKWVLASKIGGGGTSFLRNGSRPSAATLREALEASLRRLKTDYLDLYQIHWASRGHYHFENYWSYRPEKQDRAATLANMEEVLSTMGELVREGKIRHFGLSNETTWGIAQWLKLSEQKNLPRVASVQNEYSLIRRIFDHDLAELSHNEDVGLLAYSPLAGGLLTGKYFDGATPRGSRKDYQKGFWRLNEHSERATRAYHDVAARHGLDPVQMAIAFCRSRPFMTSTIIGATSTEQLAQVLGATDLVLSPEVLADIDATYRQHPRPI
- a CDS encoding aromatic ring-hydroxylating dioxygenase subunit alpha, whose amino-acid sequence is MGEPTFPLNTWYAVAWDVEVKRELLARTICNKPVVLYRKQDGTAVALADACWHRLLPLSMGELYGDNVICGYHGLEFDDTGRCVYMPSQDTINPSACVKSYPLVERHRFVWLWMGDPALADPALVPDLHWNQDPEWAADGKYIHAKCDYRLVVDNLMDLTHETYVHGSSIGNRAVAEAPFEATHTDTTATITRWMKDIDAPPFWRGQLGKPGNVDRWQIINFQAPSTIAIDVGVAPTGTGAPEGDRSQGVNGFVLNTMTPETDKSCHYFWAFARNYKLDEQARTHELREGVSSIFREDERILEAQQKAIDANPDHVIYNLNIDAGSMWARRLIDRMIAEETAMQAAAE
- a CDS encoding GntR family transcriptional regulator; the encoded protein is MSQRAAQSQRALMGVRDLIVSGEIRAGTRLSELALVERLGISRTPLRAALAQLGQEGLVEAIPSGGYAVRSFSREEVIDAIELRGTLEGLALRLAAERGVAPARLGELQRLLEGIDEALRGDVEDMDFDRYVDLNASFHEKLWGLSSQTIRREIERVTSLPFASPSAFLDKQAGVVEFRRSLYGAQTQHRAMVSAIALREGARAEALAREHARLARQNLEFVLDQDRSLIRRVPALSLVVG
- a CDS encoding alpha/beta hydrolase, producing MRRLARAVPYGPDARHRLDVYGPKKPGKGALPVVVFFYGGSWSEGSRSHYGFAAHALAALGYVVAVPDYRLVPDAEYPAFMRDCARAVEWVSHNIAAHGGDWTRLVLAGHSAGAYNAATLALDPQWLPAATRATLAGVIGLSGPYDFYPFDSPISQRVFGQATDGAGTQPINHVDAAAPPMLLVAGGRDELVLPRNSERLGAAVQAAGQRATLRLYPRLGHAGTLLALSLPLRWLAPVRRDCRAFLGEVTRPARPDAPLRALDPSGAGRP
- a CDS encoding DUF599 domain-containing protein, encoding MTTLFTSIFPLLAYLAYNIIVPQVEKLRPSLSVIMNMQRRRWVANATRRETPFDAILSGNIMQSVSFLASTAVLLVLAVFAVFGQLPTLMEALDSLSLDRVYTVVDVQLHLVIMLTMFVLAFFAFTLSLRQFNHFCIMLGAIDHDRVTTEEEIDAIARMNGLGARNFNSGIRAYYFSVSATAWFVSEWLAVAVCLVTVLVLAHREFFSSAHRTAASAAVMAARHRKDRAP
- a CDS encoding 5-methyltetrahydropteroyltriglutamate--homocysteine S-methyltransferase — its product is MAVAKPPYHADVVGSFLRPDSIKQARKARFEDKTLSAEELKAVEDEAIRDVIKMQEDAGLKAVTDGEFRRAWWHFDFMGMLNGLDIIQREGGGIQFHGVHTKQDVPVITDRLSFPADHPMLEHFKFVAANTRVTPKISIPGPSAVHFRIADDDIAVNEYKHDAEAYFEAITLTYKDAVKAFYDAGCRYLQMDDIFFAYLCDPKIRAERKARGEDPDWLIGRYARMMHDAIADRPDDMLIGMHMCRGNFKSTWVAEGAYDPAADAIFNQTDVDIYFMEYDTDRAGGLEPLRLLPKGKKRVLPGFITTKTPELEDLDDLKRKFEAASKYADLDQLGIAPQCGFASTEEGNDLTMDDQRRKLDLVVKTAEAIWGGV
- a CDS encoding nucleotidyltransferase family protein, whose translation is MPNHLRHAGVDPETQRLVLIEIIRAQPHLMAILEGMNALGLPDALLGSGAIYNSVWNVLTGRPALTGINDADVVYFDDNDLSYAAEDAVIRRAEAQFAGLPIPVELRNQARVHLWFSERFGFDYPQLTCSADMMLYFASKTHAVAARLEADGTISIHAPFGLDDMFSFRVTPNPVLPNRATHERKAARAKAIWPELEIVPWPAEEAGT
- a CDS encoding VOC family protein — translated: MQFHTGRLIDHVHLRASNVATTRYFYEKALAVLGIPITARGEGWFQVDELFVDAADARTAPSHVHLAFQARDRDTVDAFYRAALAAGGTDNGAPGERHYHPGYYACFVLDPDGNNIEAVFHGPSTRSAPSVLIEPTP
- the bfr gene encoding bacterioferritin, which produces MKGEAQVIERLNEALFLELGAVNQYWVHYRLLDDWGYKRLASKERAESIEEMHHADKLIERIIFLEGHPNLQRVAPLRIGQTIKEVLEADLAGEYDARTAYKASRELCEQLGDYVSKNLFEELLADEEGHIDFLETQLDLLDKIGPEKYGQLNSAPADEAE